One Phoenix dactylifera cultivar Barhee BC4 chromosome 14, palm_55x_up_171113_PBpolish2nd_filt_p, whole genome shotgun sequence DNA window includes the following coding sequences:
- the LOC120113147 gene encoding LOB domain-containing protein 15-like, with translation MSNITTESSMDSSSPPPPVRHAPCAVCAHLRQRCRRDCPFALHFPGDRPTCLDFLCLAYGAQHAARMLGLLDRGQWTSAAHSLVYAAILRLRNREREALDAMVRLQNEVVDLQVSNSILRNQIAARQQPRQRPLSIYDLIQWPTNGGLAGVNQPPGGQTGRRPPASGPGEGIVPPGGQHGAPSSSGDNNRFEE, from the exons ATGTCGAACATCACCACTGAATCCTCCATGGACTCCTCCTCCCCTCCGCCCCCGGTGCGCCATGCGCCATGCGCCGTGTGCGCTCACCTGCGGCAGAGGTGCCGCCGGGACTGCCCCTTTGCGCTGCACTTCCCAGGCGACAGGCCGACATGCCTTGATTTTTTATGTCTGGCTTACGGAGCACAGCATGCGGCGAGAATGCTTGGGCTGTTGGACCGAGGGCAGTGGACGTCGGCAGCACATTCACTGGTATACGCTGCAATCCTTCGCCTTCGAAACCGTGAGCGTGAAGCCCTCGATGCCATGGTTAGACTCCAGAATGAAGTGGTCGATCTACAAGTCAGCAATTCGATTCTGAGAAATCAGATTGCTGCTCGACAGCAGCCCCGACAACGTCCGCTCAGCATCTATGATCTGATCCAATGGCCAACTAATGGCGGGCTGGCCGGCGTGAATCAACCCCCTGGCGGCCAGACCGGGAGGAGGCCACCTGCCTCTGGCCCTGGGGAAGGAATCGTGCCACCTGGTGGTCAGCATGGGGCACCAAGCTCTTCTGGGGACAACAACCG GTTTGAGGAATAA
- the LOC120113134 gene encoding LOB domain-containing protein 6-like, translating into MSDNNVQGSPVSSVTSTDSPPRQAACAPCAACKRSRRRCPPGCVFAPVFPQNQYQKFMNVHRVYGTSNVGKLLAELQPHQRAAAADSLAYEAEMRLRNPAFGSLGIITLLRQHLRGLQLQLEAAKAELSRYQSMSNRGLRYGVVRGGGGGGGRQGLAQGVIKDDAHEDRERKPMVMGHNGQSVMAAMQQGTDMNASAMRNKPYSGQFAGSSGAWGDGNHGTNRLLGS; encoded by the coding sequence ATGTCGGACAACAACGTTCAAGGCTCCCCAGTCTCATCGGTGACCTCGACTGATTCACCACCACGGCAGGCGGCCTGCGCGCCCTGCGCAGCATGCAAGCGGTCGCGGCGCAGGTGCCCGCCGGGCTGTGTGTTTGCGCCCGTCTTCCCGCAGAACCAATATCAAAAGTTCATGAATGTGCACCGTGTATATGGCACCAGCAATGTGGGGAAGCTGCTGGCTGAGCTGCAGCCCCACCAGAGGGCGGCTGCAGCTGACTCGCTGGCCTATGAGGCTGAAATGCGCCTGCGCAACCCTGCGTTTGGCAGCCTTGGCATCATCACTCTTCTTCGGCAGCATCTCCGGGGACTGCAGCTTCAACTCGAAGCCGCTAAGGCGGAGCTGTCTCGTTATCAATCTATGAGCAACAGAGGGCTCAGGTATGGGGTGGTTcgcggcggtggcggcggagGTGGGAGGCAGGGGTTAGCGCAGGGGGTGATAAAAGATGATGCTCATGAGGATCGGGAACGAAAACCTATGGTGATGGGGCACAACGGTCAGTCTGTGATGGCTGCCATGCAGCAAGGAACAGACATGAATGCATCAGCCATGAGGAACAAGCCATATAGTGGGCAGTTTGCAGGGTCTAGTGGTGCTTGGGGCGATGGGAACCACGGCACCAACCGCTTATTGGGTAGCTAG